A window of Clostridium sp. 'White wine YQ' contains these coding sequences:
- a CDS encoding branched-chain amino acid ABC transporter permease, which yields MKNNINSKLKPIIILVSLIVTYFVLSILMKNHIINSYYGGIIILVCINIILAASLNLVVGFTGQLALGHAGFMVIGAYVSAYLSIHYKLPFIVVLLVGGLVAGLLSLVIGIPTLKLKGDYFAIATLAFGEIIKGIIMNTEAVGGARGLSRIPKHTDFTWAFIIMVLTILVIYNIIHSSQGRAMISIRENEIAAEAMGVNTFKYKVMAFIIAAFFAGVAGGLLAHNTMFIQPQSFDFMKSIEILTFVVLGGMGSLSGSVLATIILTFLPEYLRGLKDLKNIIYPIALIVLMIFRPQGLLGTKEISFKIFSKILPKGKES from the coding sequence ATGAAGAATAATATAAACTCAAAATTAAAACCTATTATCATATTAGTTTCTTTAATAGTAACCTATTTTGTACTTTCTATTTTAATGAAAAATCATATTATTAACTCTTATTATGGCGGAATCATAATACTTGTATGTATTAATATAATTTTAGCGGCATCATTAAATTTAGTTGTTGGATTTACCGGACAGCTAGCATTAGGACATGCCGGGTTTATGGTAATTGGTGCATATGTTTCAGCTTATTTATCAATTCACTATAAGCTTCCATTTATTGTTGTATTATTAGTTGGTGGATTGGTTGCAGGACTACTATCTCTTGTTATTGGTATTCCTACTCTAAAATTAAAAGGAGACTACTTTGCTATTGCAACCTTAGCCTTTGGTGAAATAATTAAAGGAATAATTATGAACACTGAAGCTGTAGGTGGTGCTAGGGGTTTAAGTAGAATACCAAAACACACAGATTTTACTTGGGCATTTATTATAATGGTTTTAACTATTTTAGTTATATATAATATAATTCATTCTTCTCAAGGAAGAGCAATGATCTCAATTAGAGAAAATGAAATTGCTGCTGAAGCTATGGGAGTTAACACCTTTAAATATAAAGTTATGGCATTTATCATAGCTGCATTCTTTGCTGGTGTTGCTGGCGGACTTCTTGCACATAATACTATGTTCATTCAACCTCAATCCTTCGACTTTATGAAGTCAATAGAAATATTAACTTTCGTGGTATTAGGTGGAATGGGATCTTTATCAGGCTCAGTACTCGCAACCATTATATTAACATTCTTACCAGAGTACTTAAGAGGGTTAAAGGACTTAAAGAATATCATCTATCCTATTGCATTAATAGTATTAATGATATTTAGACCTCAAGGATTACTTGGAACTAAAGAAATATCTTTTAAAATATTTTCTAAAATATTACCTAAAGGAAAGGAGAGCTAA
- a CDS encoding ABC transporter substrate-binding protein yields MKKKILATVMATLVVAAAFTGCSSKKSEGGDTIKIGGIGPLTGKASTYGQSVKEGAELYQDEINNAGGINGKKVQFVFEDDEADPNKAIQAFNKLVDDEGVTAILGAVTSGASKAVGPLATSKSIPMITPSSTEPNITKDGGDFVFRGCFIDSYQGKILAKYTTDTLKKKKAAVLYNVASDYSKGIADAYKAELEKNGGTVAEFLTYNDSDKDFNAQLTKIKASNPDVLVLPDYYNVVGLIAKQAKDMGINAQLLGGDGWESQDLTKIGGTAVNGALYLNHYYTQDTDKNVSDFVSAYKKKFSKDPDAFAALAYDSAKILVKAIEAANSTDGDKIREQLLKTDLQVVTGKVTFDADRTAVKGAVIIKVDGDKKTLVDKVQP; encoded by the coding sequence ATGAAGAAAAAGATTCTTGCAACTGTAATGGCTACTTTGGTAGTTGCTGCAGCGTTTACTGGATGTTCATCCAAAAAATCAGAAGGTGGAGACACTATTAAGATAGGTGGAATTGGTCCTTTAACTGGTAAGGCTTCCACATACGGTCAATCTGTTAAAGAAGGGGCCGAGCTATATCAAGACGAAATTAATAATGCTGGTGGAATTAACGGCAAGAAAGTACAATTCGTATTTGAAGATGATGAAGCTGATCCAAATAAAGCTATACAAGCTTTCAATAAACTTGTAGATGATGAAGGGGTTACTGCAATTCTAGGTGCTGTAACATCTGGTGCTTCTAAAGCTGTAGGACCTTTAGCTACATCAAAATCAATTCCAATGATTACACCATCTTCAACTGAGCCAAACATAACTAAAGACGGTGGAGATTTTGTATTTAGAGGATGTTTTATAGACTCATATCAAGGTAAAATCCTTGCTAAATATACTACTGATACATTAAAGAAGAAAAAGGCAGCTGTATTATATAACGTTGCATCTGACTACTCTAAGGGTATAGCTGATGCATACAAAGCTGAACTTGAGAAAAATGGTGGTACTGTAGCTGAATTCTTAACTTACAATGACAGTGATAAAGACTTCAATGCACAGTTAACAAAAATCAAGGCTTCTAACCCAGACGTTTTAGTTCTTCCTGATTACTATAATGTTGTTGGTCTTATTGCTAAACAAGCAAAAGATATGGGAATAAATGCTCAATTATTAGGTGGAGATGGCTGGGAATCTCAAGATCTTACTAAGATAGGTGGAACAGCTGTAAATGGAGCTCTTTACTTAAATCACTATTACACTCAAGATACTGATAAAAATGTTTCTGATTTTGTTAGTGCTTACAAAAAGAAATTCAGCAAGGATCCAGATGCATTTGCTGCATTAGCATATGATTCAGCTAAGATTTTAGTTAAAGCAATCGAAGCAGCTAATTCAACTGATGGAGATAAAATAAGAGAACAATTATTAAAAACAGATCTACAAGTAGTTACTGGAAAAGTTACTTTCGATGCTGACAGAACTGCAGTTAAAGGAGCAGTAATTATTAAAGTAGATGGAGATAAGAAGACTTTAGTAGATAAGGTTCAACCTTAA
- a CDS encoding PHP domain-containing protein, giving the protein MIKVDMHTHTIASDGRLTPRELITRAKENGSTMLAITDHDTVDSLEEASTIAKELSLEFIPGIELSTVHNGESIHMLGFFKDDSYKNKELLDFLLSLKDHRVNRGRKIVENLKKYFNIEISYDNVLKRGKGVIARPHIADEIIASGYPYTKDEIFDKFISNKSPAYVENKKITVPEGIALLKKYNALVFLAHPILIRKTPIKDFTEFDFDGFEAIYFQNKSEQTKKLIKLCAEKNLLVSAGGDFHGDLHGDTKHGDLGITEIPEDMLNAFKKAYYNL; this is encoded by the coding sequence ATGATAAAAGTTGATATGCATACCCATACAATAGCTTCTGATGGAAGACTTACCCCAAGAGAATTAATTACAAGGGCTAAAGAAAATGGTTCAACGATGCTTGCAATTACTGATCATGATACCGTTGATTCTTTGGAAGAAGCTTCTACTATTGCTAAAGAATTATCCTTAGAATTTATTCCTGGTATAGAACTTTCAACTGTACATAATGGAGAATCTATTCATATGCTAGGATTCTTTAAAGATGACAGTTATAAAAATAAAGAATTACTTGATTTTTTACTTTCATTGAAAGACCACAGAGTTAACAGGGGAAGAAAGATTGTAGAAAACTTAAAAAAGTATTTTAATATTGAAATTTCTTACGATAATGTTTTAAAGAGAGGCAAAGGTGTTATTGCTAGACCTCATATTGCTGATGAAATAATTGCAAGTGGATACCCCTACACTAAAGATGAAATATTCGATAAGTTTATTTCAAATAAAAGTCCTGCTTATGTAGAAAATAAAAAGATAACTGTTCCTGAAGGAATAGCCCTACTTAAAAAATATAATGCTTTAGTATTTCTAGCTCATCCTATTCTAATAAGAAAGACTCCAATAAAAGATTTTACTGAGTTTGACTTTGATGGTTTTGAGGCAATTTATTTTCAAAACAAAAGTGAGCAAACTAAGAAGCTCATTAAGCTATGTGCAGAAAAGAATCTTTTAGTATCTGCTGGCGGAGACTTTCATGGAGATCTTCATGGAGACACTAAACATGGTGATTTAGGAATTACTGAAATCCCTGAAGATATGCTAAATGCTTTTAAAAAAGCTTATTATAATTTATAG
- a CDS encoding branched-chain amino acid ABC transporter permease: MELLQQLINGLALGSVYALLAIGYTMVYGIIKLINFAHGDIFMAGAFAGFYASTKLGLSLIPTLIVSMLAAALLGIIIEKVAYKPLRNSPRITLLITAIGVSLLLEHGMRFLVGPDPKPFPDLFPVGTINIGSLHINGKILLMLGVSALLVLLLQYIIYKTKVGKAMRAASQDMEAASLMGINVNNIISLTFAIGSALAGIAGVLVAIAYPSVDPYMGMMPGLKAFVAAVVGGIGSIPGALLGGIVMGISETLTKAYISTSLSDAIAFGLLIIVLLFKPTGLLGDKTKEKV, from the coding sequence ATGGAGCTTTTACAACAATTAATAAATGGCTTGGCATTAGGTAGTGTGTATGCCCTCCTTGCTATAGGTTATACAATGGTATACGGTATAATAAAGCTTATTAATTTTGCTCACGGAGATATTTTTATGGCAGGAGCCTTTGCAGGCTTCTATGCCTCAACAAAATTAGGCTTATCATTGATACCAACTTTAATTGTGTCAATGTTAGCTGCAGCATTACTAGGTATTATAATCGAGAAGGTTGCTTATAAACCTCTAAGAAATTCACCTAGAATAACACTTTTAATTACAGCAATTGGTGTTTCTCTATTACTTGAACATGGTATGAGGTTTTTAGTTGGTCCTGATCCAAAACCATTCCCTGATTTATTTCCAGTAGGAACTATAAATATTGGTTCACTACACATAAACGGGAAAATACTATTAATGCTTGGGGTATCTGCGTTACTTGTATTACTCCTTCAATATATAATATATAAAACAAAGGTTGGAAAAGCTATGAGAGCAGCTTCTCAAGATATGGAAGCTGCCTCCCTAATGGGAATAAACGTTAATAATATTATTTCTCTTACCTTTGCTATAGGTTCTGCTCTAGCTGGAATTGCAGGTGTTTTAGTTGCAATAGCTTATCCAAGTGTTGATCCTTATATGGGAATGATGCCTGGTCTAAAGGCTTTCGTTGCAGCTGTTGTTGGAGGAATAGGAAGCATACCAGGTGCATTACTTGGTGGAATAGTTATGGGAATATCTGAAACCCTAACAAAAGCATATATTTCAACATCTTTATCAGATGCTATAGCTTTTGGATTATTAATAATTGTTCTTCTATTTAAACCTACTGGTTTACTTGGGGACAAGACTAAAGAGAAAGTGTAG